In a single window of the Ruminococcus albus 7 = DSM 20455 genome:
- a CDS encoding MBL fold metallo-hydrolase codes for MEHELFIKEVRSGIYLLDEGHEATGYLVVGEEKACVIDTMNGWNDLCAAVRRLTDKPLVLVNTHGHPDHILGNIYFDKEIDHALISPRDRALAESFFETIPEVKEMCRKSGHNVPPFGDIREGDVIDLGGRTLEVFELAGHTDGELLLLLREDRILFTGDGINHHLWLQLDGCLPMNEVLAELDRLMFLEEMADVILHGHARDFDDISLMGCLRNGIAELCEGRNENDEPYNWFGGTDLQHHFRCPEDKHYQQDDHVICYRKENLPK; via the coding sequence ATGGAACACGAACTCTTTATAAAAGAAGTCCGCAGCGGGATATACCTGCTGGATGAAGGACATGAAGCGACAGGATATCTCGTCGTTGGCGAAGAAAAAGCCTGCGTCATTGATACCATGAACGGCTGGAACGACCTTTGCGCTGCTGTGCGCAGGCTGACGGACAAGCCGCTTGTACTGGTGAATACACACGGTCACCCCGACCATATACTGGGTAACATATATTTCGACAAAGAGATAGATCATGCGCTTATAAGTCCACGTGACAGGGCGCTGGCTGAGAGTTTCTTTGAAACCATACCCGAGGTAAAGGAGATGTGCCGCAAAAGCGGACACAACGTACCGCCTTTCGGGGATATACGCGAGGGTGATGTAATAGACCTCGGGGGCAGGACGCTGGAAGTTTTCGAGCTTGCGGGTCACACCGACGGAGAACTGTTGCTGCTGCTTCGTGAGGACAGGATACTTTTCACGGGCGACGGCATAAATCATCATCTGTGGTTACAGCTTGACGGCTGTCTGCCGATGAATGAAGTGCTTGCAGAACTTGACCGTCTGATGTTCCTGGAGGAAATGGCAGATGTGATACTGCATGGTCATGCGAGAGATTTCGATGATATATCATTGATGGGCTGTTTAAGAAACGGCATTGCGGAACTCTGTGAGGGCAGGAATGAGAATGACGAGCCCTATAACTGGTTCGGCGGTACGGATCTTCAGCATCATTTCCGCTGTCCTGAGGATAAGCATTATCAGCAGGACGACCATGTGATATGTTACAGAAAAGAAAATCTGCCTAAATGA
- a CDS encoding recombinase family protein — MKDKITALYCRLSNDDDLQGESNSITNQKAMLLDFAKKNGFHNTEFYVDDGWSGTNFDRPDFQRMVRDMENGKIGTVITKDLSRLGRDYLITGQYIEMIFPDHNVRYIAINDNVDTQKSENDMMVFRNVFNDFYARDTSKKIKAVFKAKGMSGKPLSPIAPYGYKKSEHDKDQWVIDEETAPVVRKIFRLCIDGYGPMKIANILTDEKILRPTAYNELRSTGQITCEKPYRWNCKSVVGILERQEYLGKIVNFKTRQKSYKCHKTLTNPVEDRMIFENTHEPIISQQDFDLVQEIRNNRRRKQKTNEINPFSGMVYCADCGKLMYICRHSKEGKSTEHFKCGSYSYDSKVCSAHYIRTVVLEQVVLAEMNSILDTVTKNEEEFVKTTIDSRNSEYMSEVKSAKKLLTKSEKRITELDRLFTRLYEDNVLGKISDSRFEVMSKNYENEQEQLKVKVAELTKFIEDKEQKCSDIHDFIELVKKIKHIDELTPNNLREMIERIIVHEPDKSSGHRQQEIEIIFRFNVVKSRIVLDGRDFDRRKKAA, encoded by the coding sequence ATGAAAGACAAAATCACAGCATTGTACTGCAGATTGAGTAATGACGATGATCTGCAGGGCGAGAGCAATAGTATAACAAATCAGAAAGCCATGCTTCTGGACTTTGCCAAGAAGAATGGTTTCCATAACACCGAGTTCTATGTCGATGACGGCTGGTCGGGAACGAACTTCGACAGACCCGACTTTCAGCGCATGGTCAGAGATATGGAGAACGGAAAAATAGGCACGGTAATAACTAAGGATTTAAGCCGTTTGGGTCGAGATTATCTGATCACAGGTCAATATATTGAAATGATTTTCCCTGACCATAACGTGCGCTACATAGCCATCAATGACAATGTGGACACGCAGAAATCCGAAAATGACATGATGGTGTTCCGCAACGTGTTTAATGACTTTTATGCTCGTGACACAAGCAAGAAAATAAAGGCTGTATTCAAGGCGAAAGGTATGTCAGGTAAACCTTTGTCACCTATCGCGCCCTACGGTTACAAAAAGTCTGAACATGACAAAGACCAATGGGTCATAGACGAGGAAACCGCACCTGTTGTCAGAAAAATTTTCCGCCTTTGCATCGATGGATATGGTCCGATGAAGATTGCAAATATCCTGACTGACGAGAAAATACTCAGACCGACTGCTTACAACGAGTTAAGATCGACAGGTCAGATAACCTGCGAAAAGCCTTATCGCTGGAACTGTAAGTCGGTTGTAGGAATACTTGAAAGGCAGGAATATTTGGGTAAGATAGTCAACTTCAAGACCAGGCAGAAGTCCTACAAATGCCACAAAACACTGACAAATCCGGTTGAAGACCGAATGATTTTTGAAAACACTCATGAGCCGATAATCAGCCAGCAGGACTTCGATTTAGTTCAGGAGATCAGAAACAATCGCAGGCGCAAGCAGAAAACCAACGAGATAAACCCGTTCTCGGGGATGGTCTACTGTGCCGACTGCGGCAAACTGATGTATATCTGCCGACACTCGAAAGAGGGCAAAAGCACTGAGCATTTCAAATGCGGAAGCTATTCGTATGATAGCAAGGTGTGTTCTGCACATTATATAAGGACAGTGGTGCTTGAACAGGTAGTCCTTGCGGAAATGAATAGCATTCTCGATACGGTCACTAAGAACGAAGAGGAGTTTGTGAAAACGACTATTGACAGCAGAAACTCTGAATATATGAGCGAGGTCAAGAGTGCGAAAAAGCTGCTGACAAAGTCCGAAAAACGAATAACCGAGCTGGACAGGCTGTTTACAAGACTTTATGAGGACAATGTTTTGGGCAAGATCAGCGATTCTCGATTTGAAGTGATGTCCAAGAACTACGAAAACGAGCAGGAACAGCTTAAAGTGAAAGTCGCAGAGCTTACCAAGTTCATCGAGGACAAAGAGCAGAAATGCTCGGATATTCACGATTTTATAGAGCTAGTCAAGAAGATAAAGCACATCGACGAGCTGACACCAAATAACCTGCGTGAAATGATCGAACGGATAATAGTCCATGAACCCGATAAATCCAGCGGTCACAGACAGCAGGAGATCGAGATCATTTTCAGGTTCAATGTTGTTAAATCAAGGATAGTCCTTGATGGCAGAGATTTCGACAGGCGCAAAAAGGCCGCATAA
- the xylB gene encoding xylulokinase, which produces MAYVIGVDCGTSGTKTVLFDEKGTVIASKTIEYPMYQPKNGYAEQDPADWANAMVNTIKAVMAQSGVKKEDVKGIGISGQMHGLVMLDKDNNVLRKSIIWCDQRTEKEVAWMTEKVGTEKLIQITANPALTGWTAAKILWVKNNEPEVYEKVAHILLPKDYLRFVLTHEYATEVSDASGMQLLDVPNRKWSDELLSVFEIDKNWLGKVYESCEVTGKLTKAMADDLGLCEGTIVVGGAGDNAGAAIGTGVCEDGKAFTTIGTSGVVFAHTSNISIDPKGRVHTCCAAVPNSWHVMGVTQGAGLSLKWFRDNFCNAEKETAKYMGVDEYYLMDKQAESVPVGANRLLYLPYLMGERTPHLDPNARGVFFGLSAMHTKKEMLRAVMEGVSYSLRDCVEVFREMNINVSDMMACGGGGSSPLWRSMLADLYNCPVKTASSKEGPALGVALLSMVGAGVYSSVPEACKAVVRTDKVQEPNAATVPKYEKFYQLYRDIYPALKNEFAKLAKL; this is translated from the coding sequence ATGGCATACGTAATAGGAGTTGACTGCGGTACAAGCGGTACCAAGACAGTACTTTTTGACGAGAAGGGCACAGTGATAGCTTCAAAGACTATCGAGTACCCCATGTATCAGCCGAAGAACGGCTATGCAGAACAGGACCCTGCTGACTGGGCTAATGCGATGGTAAATACCATCAAGGCTGTAATGGCACAGAGCGGTGTCAAGAAAGAGGACGTTAAGGGTATCGGTATATCGGGTCAGATGCATGGTCTGGTAATGCTGGATAAGGATAACAACGTGCTGAGAAAGTCTATCATATGGTGCGACCAGCGTACCGAAAAGGAAGTTGCATGGATGACAGAGAAAGTCGGCACAGAAAAGCTGATACAGATAACTGCCAACCCTGCACTGACAGGCTGGACTGCGGCTAAGATACTCTGGGTAAAGAACAATGAACCCGAGGTATACGAGAAGGTCGCTCATATCCTGCTGCCCAAGGACTATCTGCGTTTCGTCCTGACACATGAGTATGCTACCGAGGTATCCGATGCATCGGGTATGCAGCTGCTGGACGTTCCAAACAGAAAGTGGTCTGATGAACTGCTGAGCGTTTTCGAGATAGACAAGAACTGGCTGGGCAAGGTATACGAGTCCTGCGAGGTAACAGGCAAGCTGACAAAGGCTATGGCTGACGATCTGGGTCTGTGCGAGGGCACTATCGTAGTGGGCGGTGCAGGCGACAATGCAGGCGCAGCTATCGGCACAGGCGTATGCGAGGACGGCAAGGCTTTCACTACCATAGGTACATCGGGCGTTGTATTTGCGCATACTTCAAATATATCCATCGACCCCAAGGGCAGAGTACACACCTGCTGTGCAGCTGTTCCTAACAGCTGGCACGTAATGGGCGTTACTCAGGGCGCAGGTCTTTCACTGAAGTGGTTCAGAGATAACTTCTGCAACGCTGAAAAGGAGACTGCCAAGTACATGGGCGTTGATGAGTACTACCTGATGGACAAGCAGGCTGAAAGCGTACCTGTGGGCGCTAACAGACTTCTGTATCTGCCTTACCTGATGGGCGAGCGTACACCTCACCTTGACCCCAATGCAAGAGGCGTATTCTTCGGTCTTTCCGCTATGCACACCAAGAAAGAGATGCTCCGTGCAGTAATGGAGGGCGTATCTTATTCTCTGCGTGACTGCGTAGAAGTATTCCGCGAGATGAATATAAACGTATCAGATATGATGGCTTGCGGCGGCGGCGGAAGCTCACCCCTGTGGCGTTCAATGCTGGCAGACCTCTACAACTGCCCTGTTAAGACCGCTTCCTCCAAGGAAGGCCCCGCACTGGGCGTTGCACTGCTCTCAATGGTAGGCGCAGGCGTCTACTCCAGCGTGCCCGAGGCTTGCAAGGCTGTTGTACGTACCGACAAGGTTCAGGAGCCTAATGCAGCAACAGTTCCCAAGTACGAGAAGTTCTATCAGCTTTACCGCGATATCTATCCCGCACTGAAGAACGAATTTGCTAAGCTGGCTAAGCTGTAA
- the tnpB gene encoding IS66 family insertion sequence element accessory protein TnpB (TnpB, as the term is used for proteins encoded by IS66 family insertion elements, is considered an accessory protein, since TnpC, encoded by a neighboring gene, is a DDE family transposase.) — protein sequence MLNDLAADAQVYLVTGYTDLRRGIDGLATIVQAQLRLDPFSKALFLFCGRRCDRIKGLLWEGDGFLLLYKRLDNGRFQWPRSETEAVMLTSQQIRWLLEGLKIEQPKAIREGKPGALY from the coding sequence ATGCTGAATGATCTGGCAGCGGACGCACAGGTCTATCTTGTTACGGGATACACCGACCTTCGACGCGGGATAGACGGACTTGCGACTATCGTTCAGGCTCAGCTTCGACTTGACCCGTTCTCGAAAGCATTGTTTTTGTTCTGCGGCAGACGTTGTGACCGCATCAAAGGTCTGCTGTGGGAGGGCGATGGTTTTCTGCTGTTGTACAAGCGCCTTGACAACGGAAGATTCCAGTGGCCGCGCAGTGAGACCGAAGCAGTAATGCTCACATCTCAGCAAATTCGCTGGCTTCTGGAAGGCTTGAAAATAGAGCAGCCGAAGGCTATCCGTGAGGGAAAGCCGGGGGCGCTGTATTAA
- the tnpC gene encoding IS66 family transposase — MSEPNMTSEIVSLRNENAVLKEELALANQQLAWFRKQIFGRKTEQTSVVMEKEFGVQLSMFGNNEEKSAAKSAETITVPEHKRKKKRTHDEWMNNLPVKEEHHKIDNPVCEICGAEMEELTPEKAYDELIFTPPKYHIRRHIVHKYKCPECGEKPEERDEPCHIIRAPYPHAMIPGSYCSPELLAHIIYEKYAKSVPLHRQEKDFNSKNIPLLKATMSNWVGTAAEKWCLPIVEKMHETLIAGQMIHADETTVQVLHEEGRKPTTTSRMWVYCNGKMNDRSIIIFDYQPTRKGEHASNFLKGFIGYLICDGYDAYNAVEGAKRCGCMTHARRGFIQALPNDQKLHSTSVAAKAVEYFNKIYHEENLLADSSTEYRYKQRLVKVKPLLDEFFAWLENVQVSGKGKLTDAVRYALNERKYLYTFLENGDVPIDNNRAENAIRPFALGRKNWLFSNTANGARSSATLYSIISTAQANGVDAEKYLTELFSQPAGTILLPWREENET, encoded by the coding sequence ATGTCCGAACCAAATATGACATCGGAAATTGTATCGCTCCGTAATGAAAACGCTGTTCTCAAGGAAGAACTAGCACTTGCCAATCAGCAGTTAGCGTGGTTCAGAAAGCAGATATTCGGAAGAAAAACAGAGCAGACATCTGTTGTTATGGAAAAGGAGTTCGGTGTTCAGCTTTCCATGTTCGGAAACAATGAAGAAAAATCCGCAGCTAAATCTGCCGAAACAATTACTGTTCCCGAACACAAGCGCAAGAAAAAACGCACTCACGATGAATGGATGAACAATCTGCCTGTAAAAGAAGAACATCACAAAATTGACAACCCGGTATGCGAAATATGCGGCGCCGAAATGGAAGAACTGACTCCCGAAAAGGCTTACGATGAACTTATATTTACGCCGCCAAAATATCATATCCGCAGGCATATAGTACATAAGTACAAGTGTCCCGAGTGCGGAGAAAAGCCCGAAGAAAGGGACGAACCTTGTCATATCATCCGTGCGCCATATCCTCACGCTATGATCCCGGGAAGCTATTGCTCTCCCGAACTTCTGGCTCATATCATCTACGAAAAATATGCAAAGTCAGTACCTCTGCACCGTCAGGAAAAGGACTTTAATTCCAAAAACATACCTCTGCTCAAAGCGACTATGTCTAATTGGGTAGGCACTGCTGCCGAAAAATGGTGTTTGCCGATTGTGGAGAAAATGCATGAGACGCTTATCGCAGGGCAGATGATCCATGCCGATGAAACGACCGTTCAGGTGCTTCACGAGGAAGGCCGAAAGCCTACCACGACATCAAGAATGTGGGTCTACTGCAACGGCAAAATGAATGACAGGAGCATCATCATTTTCGATTATCAGCCGACACGAAAGGGTGAGCACGCCTCGAATTTCCTGAAAGGATTTATCGGCTATCTTATCTGTGACGGATACGATGCCTACAATGCAGTCGAGGGTGCTAAGCGATGCGGCTGTATGACTCATGCAAGGCGTGGTTTTATTCAGGCTCTTCCGAACGACCAAAAGCTGCACAGCACTTCTGTTGCGGCAAAGGCAGTAGAATATTTCAACAAGATATATCACGAAGAAAATCTGCTTGCCGACAGCTCCACAGAATACAGATATAAACAGCGCCTTGTGAAGGTAAAGCCTTTGCTTGACGAGTTTTTTGCGTGGCTTGAAAATGTTCAGGTCAGTGGTAAGGGCAAGCTGACAGATGCAGTAAGATATGCGTTGAATGAACGGAAATATCTTTACACGTTTCTTGAAAACGGAGACGTGCCTATCGACAACAACAGAGCCGAAAACGCAATAAGACCGTTTGCGTTAGGCCGAAAAAATTGGCTGTTTTCAAATACAGCAAACGGAGCCAGATCAAGTGCAACGCTGTATTCGATCATTTCAACTGCACAGGCGAACGGTGTTGATGCTGAGAAATACCTGACCGAGCTGTTTTCACAGCCTGCGGGGACGATATTATTACCATGGAGGGAAGAAAATGAAACTTAG
- a CDS encoding transposon-encoded TnpW family protein: MKTTFTKEEQKNPSYELNSVREYKIGHTTYIVKTYFDLECGESLEDLLQRLVTKEICKAMSS; this comes from the coding sequence TTGAAAACAACATTTACAAAAGAAGAACAGAAGAACCCGAGCTACGAGCTTAATTCGGTGCGAGAGTACAAGATCGGTCACACGACCTACATCGTCAAAACCTACTTCGATCTTGAATGCGGAGAATCCCTCGAAGATCTGCTCCAGCGACTGGTAACAAAAGAGATATGCAAAGCGATGTCATCTTGA
- the tnpA gene encoding IS66 family insertion sequence element accessory protein TnpA, translating into METIRQGGNRYGQNNIHHNNQKEMQLQEWSAQIKAQQASGLTIREWCKEKGIKPNTYYNRLRKVREKYIENSPTIVPVSVPCSNENIRIEKNGLQISLPADISADTLTALVHELC; encoded by the coding sequence TTGGAGACGATTAGACAAGGAGGTAACAGGTATGGACAAAACAACATCCATCACAACAATCAAAAAGAAATGCAGCTTCAGGAATGGTCTGCGCAGATCAAAGCACAGCAGGCAAGCGGTCTGACGATCCGGGAATGGTGCAAAGAAAAAGGGATCAAGCCAAACACGTATTACAACCGCCTAAGAAAAGTTCGTGAAAAGTATATCGAAAATTCTCCGACCATCGTTCCTGTATCAGTTCCTTGCTCAAACGAAAATATCCGCATTGAGAAAAACGGACTTCAAATATCTCTTCCGGCAGATATATCTGCGGACACTCTGACCGCTTTGGTGCATGAGCTATGCTGA
- a CDS encoding prenyltransferase/squalene oxidase repeat-containing protein, producing MFLKMMVNDSADYIWENDYNNIDDVAKYLLVDEIVDDSAITWILSIQNPDGGFGLDEGYTSDIIDTKLALKALTDIGETEAMTNAALYIASLQNEDGGFSYQQGLSSNAYLTADIANILVDTIDVNPVLSYYLEDTFKALDGYLDTTFPALKDLSAYDLDTVYQHFYSALYSLKRDGRYDVSAYYALQAEDGGVFDDPLATALYLELLVREQNALVANIDNIAITNYKGYAVSAFNSNENVNISVINEFETNKAHFEMSIIKPDGTAIPLDGDKAVWNTAENPDGEYTVRAEIIRDSNDEVAKSFEQTFRIQHRLAVDSITLALSQPYSRVGDTDPVDVTAEFDISNFTEDDQLSINWTVTDVSGTVISEDTVDITEADVAMNYIQLGSFTPDTSERNAYIIKAELMSGENQIAQTTTNYFVSDKSVAITYSTDKDYLTEIDDNAEVTLNLRDERVVDLIFTTSSENTDLIDKYAAEIETIKDKLESMGYIVNLSNVSTSFLSAKDAHEWIEYDHPGYDTQTGYTKHIVSDKTNIQMLGYRYVPYKDFLFVPDENDSQKIFTFDIQRDKTDWHSMNGGGFLFNTEIDSEANTISGYYVLIMRDGLRLYELDKVNLDTFRNNGYAGKAIQKFQFKDVYAEHHIKIVANSDTVSLWDGDDIVIDNAELPNIHGNGYGPITSHASHSCSQRSYFTFANITMQTIKGEKLLNVLDNYNFESDNSRYVISLSDTPIEDLDDEEVQKNVAQKIVDKNITFIGLGDEDSTEQYRRIAQLIPDNASFYEYSDKTAVNTIKKNIIDTEEAKRILNPDAVVATDLTITGELPDGSSFVQQYDKLHEGETISFVVPVDLNNLTSGIDAILLKNIRLDYTDENNIARVKTLDKITLPVIGSEGKITNQVTTDKEAYYEYEDVNIFDRIHNNSDIRAAKGLTNVITIADSEGNVITEYSKTLSEIMTKSYVEVSEIWNIADQPEGQYTIISNVYDGDILVSESQAVFEVMNHELPQYELTGYLNTSGKLFKADETIDITRYIENIGRYDIENGTINIKIIDVAHEKVVYEREEVIDLSIGENNTDSFSVVPANDFTSRGGKEYLITYEVTTENGQTIELPGDGFMLDGFDFSFMGVDVLFSMNDDASIKGIQMNGWLMNVYGSMHSNSNVEANCSIITVEGDCSSVSGAQFNTWQTLLENDPITSEFIEFPDVLSVIKSRLEETILSIENGWTSENENEFRIYGNSVVADSDIFSSKSLIIDPSNCFASSSDEGILICSEKDITIRSTDVDIKGIIYAPNGTVRIESNNFNIHGRIIAKNIIFQGSIFNGETFDRDLNQFN from the coding sequence ATGTTTTTGAAAATGATGGTCAATGATTCCGCCGATTATATATGGGAAAATGACTATAATAATATCGATGATGTAGCTAAATATCTACTTGTAGATGAAATCGTCGATGATAGTGCTATTACTTGGATTTTATCCATTCAAAACCCCGACGGAGGCTTCGGTCTTGACGAAGGCTACACCAGCGACATCATCGACACAAAGCTGGCATTAAAGGCTTTGACCGATATAGGTGAGACCGAAGCAATGACAAATGCCGCGCTTTACATAGCATCACTGCAAAATGAGGACGGTGGCTTTAGCTATCAGCAGGGATTAAGCTCTAATGCTTATCTTACTGCCGACATCGCTAATATCCTTGTTGACACAATAGATGTCAATCCAGTGCTGTCATACTATCTTGAAGATACTTTTAAAGCACTCGATGGCTATCTTGATACAACGTTTCCGGCCTTGAAGGATCTTTCGGCATATGACCTTGATACAGTGTATCAGCACTTCTATTCTGCACTGTACAGTCTGAAAAGGGATGGCCGCTATGATGTATCCGCATACTATGCTTTACAGGCAGAAGATGGCGGAGTGTTTGATGATCCTTTGGCTACGGCACTTTACCTTGAGCTGCTTGTAAGAGAGCAGAATGCACTGGTAGCTAATATTGATAATATCGCTATCACCAATTATAAGGGCTACGCTGTGTCAGCTTTCAACTCAAACGAAAACGTCAATATCAGCGTTATCAATGAGTTTGAAACCAATAAGGCACATTTTGAAATGTCAATCATTAAGCCTGACGGTACAGCTATTCCTCTTGATGGCGATAAAGCAGTATGGAATACTGCGGAAAATCCTGATGGAGAGTATACTGTTCGTGCTGAGATAATTCGCGACTCAAATGATGAGGTTGCAAAGTCATTTGAACAGACTTTCAGAATTCAGCATCGTTTAGCAGTTGATAGCATTACACTTGCTTTGAGTCAGCCTTATTCAAGAGTTGGTGATACTGATCCTGTTGATGTTACAGCAGAATTTGATATCAGCAACTTTACAGAGGATGATCAGCTTTCTATCAACTGGACAGTTACTGATGTTTCAGGTACTGTGATTTCCGAAGATACAGTTGATATTACCGAAGCCGATGTGGCTATGAACTACATTCAGCTTGGCAGCTTTACTCCCGATACCTCTGAAAGAAATGCATATATCATCAAAGCAGAGCTTATGTCAGGAGAAAACCAGATCGCTCAGACTACTACAAACTACTTTGTATCTGACAAGAGCGTTGCCATAACCTACTCTACTGACAAGGACTACCTTACAGAGATAGATGATAATGCAGAAGTAACATTAAATCTGCGTGATGAAAGGGTCGTTGACCTTATATTCACAACCTCATCTGAGAATACTGATCTTATCGACAAATATGCTGCAGAAATCGAAACGATCAAGGATAAGCTTGAAAGCATGGGATATATTGTAAATCTCAGCAATGTTTCAACATCATTCCTTTCTGCGAAAGACGCTCATGAATGGATAGAATATGATCACCCAGGATATGATACACAAACCGGATATACAAAACATATTGTATCTGATAAAACGAATATTCAGATGCTTGGATATCGTTATGTACCGTATAAGGATTTCCTGTTTGTTCCTGATGAGAATGATTCACAGAAGATATTTACCTTCGATATTCAGAGGGATAAGACTGACTGGCATAGTATGAACGGAGGTGGCTTCCTCTTTAATACCGAGATTGATTCAGAAGCAAATACGATTAGCGGATATTATGTTCTCATTATGCGTGATGGATTGAGATTATATGAATTAGATAAGGTGAATCTCGATACATTCAGAAACAATGGCTATGCCGGAAAAGCAATCCAGAAATTCCAATTTAAAGATGTTTATGCGGAACATCACATTAAGATCGTTGCAAACAGCGACACTGTTTCCCTATGGGATGGCGATGACATTGTGATCGATAACGCAGAGCTTCCTAATATCCACGGTAATGGCTATGGACCGATCACCAGTCATGCAAGTCATAGTTGTAGTCAGAGATCATATTTTACATTTGCAAATATTACAATGCAGACCATCAAGGGCGAAAAGCTCCTGAATGTTCTTGATAATTACAATTTTGAAAGTGACAATAGCAGATATGTTATAAGCCTTAGTGATACTCCCATCGAAGATCTTGATGATGAGGAAGTACAGAAAAATGTTGCGCAGAAGATTGTTGATAAGAACATAACATTTATCGGACTTGGCGATGAAGACTCTACGGAACAGTATCGGCGTATAGCTCAGCTTATCCCGGACAATGCTTCTTTCTATGAGTATTCAGATAAAACCGCAGTCAATACAATTAAGAAAAATATCATTGATACAGAAGAAGCTAAACGAATTCTGAATCCTGATGCTGTTGTAGCAACAGACCTTACTATAACTGGTGAACTGCCTGACGGCTCATCTTTTGTTCAGCAGTATGATAAACTACATGAAGGTGAGACTATCAGCTTTGTAGTACCCGTTGATTTGAATAATCTGACATCGGGTATTGATGCTATACTTTTAAAGAACATCAGACTTGATTATACTGATGAAAACAACATCGCAAGAGTCAAGACACTTGATAAGATAACACTTCCTGTTATTGGCTCTGAAGGAAAGATCACCAATCAGGTCACAACTGATAAAGAGGCATACTACGAATATGAAGACGTAAATATCTTCGATAGAATACACAATAATTCTGACATCAGAGCTGCAAAGGGACTTACAAATGTAATTACCATCGCGGATTCTGAGGGCAATGTAATCACAGAATACTCTAAAACTCTTAGTGAGATCATGACAAAAAGCTATGTCGAGGTTTCAGAGATATGGAATATTGCAGATCAGCCCGAAGGACAGTATACTATAATTTCCAATGTTTACGATGGTGACATATTGGTGTCTGAAAGCCAGGCTGTTTTCGAAGTAATGAATCATGAACTGCCACAGTATGAGCTGACAGGTTATCTGAATACATCAGGTAAGCTGTTTAAGGCTGATGAGACTATTGATATAACCAGATATATCGAAAATATTGGAAGATACGATATTGAAAATGGAACGATCAATATCAAGATCATAGACGTAGCACATGAAAAGGTAGTCTATGAAAGAGAAGAAGTTATTGACCTCTCCATTGGAGAAAACAATACAGATTCATTCAGTGTTGTTCCTGCAAATGATTTCACTTCAAGAGGCGGTAAGGAATACCTTATCACTTATGAAGTAACAACAGAGAACGGTCAGACAATTGAATTACCGGGCGATGGCTTTATGCTTGACGGCTTTGATTTCTCATTTATGGGAGTCGACGTTCTGTTTTCTATGAATGATGATGCGTCAATAAAGGGTATTCAGATGAACGGCTGGCTTATGAATGTATACGGCAGTATGCACTCAAATTCCAATGTTGAAGCAAACTGCTCTATTATTACAGTCGAAGGTGATTGTTCATCAGTATCAGGAGCACAGTTCAATACTTGGCAGACACTGCTTGAAAATGATCCGATCACTTCTGAGTTTATTGAATTCCCTGATGTACTGAGTGTAATTAAATCGAGATTAGAGGAAACAATACTCAGCATTGAAAACGGCTGGACAAGTGAGAACGAAAATGAATTCAGGATCTACGGAAACAGTGTTGTAGCTGACTCTGATATATTCAGCAGTAAATCCCTGATCATTGATCCCAGCAACTGCTTTGCTTCATCATCCGATGAAGGTATCCTTATTTGCAGTGAAAAAGATATAACTATCAGGTCAACTGATGTGGATATCAAGGGTATTATCTATGCTCCAAACGGAACAGTAAGGATCGAATCAAACAACTTCAATATTCACGGAAGGATCATTGCTAAGAATATCATATTCCAGGGTAGTATCTTTAATGGTGAAACATTTGATCGAGATTTGAACCAGTTTAATTAA